A genomic stretch from Pomacea canaliculata isolate SZHN2017 linkage group LG2, ASM307304v1, whole genome shotgun sequence includes:
- the LOC112557545 gene encoding uncharacterized protein LOC112557545: MTVQIPDRPPDVYDRSGPCDSTQIMEEKLLQMQLSYEIFHSHLRPKLEVNYTTANQGYVQTPNWNGKTLYPLMDSWIEIRIPEHHKVMVSFQEVNIAGTPYCGFDKISLYSEHPKNKGVIDEICTNHKPPISVYNVSKLYIHFKSVTLYPGTGFRLDFSFHALSALPQQLSDGRWNCSVPHWPDFRLHFPCNLVSDCVGGEDEVDCPYTSHVCGPGFQSANGTCLQFVKTDQNISWNTASKTCESRGMLLMAANTPAEWVATVDILRYRPFEYLLYGLVPASPSLPYMYSHGFAGLDGIFRHFLPIDVYYGTSDCTGIYILKNEDLRVFTPNCYSAMASMFVCKFAVSGDDTLPQMPVSLTANWSVDVLQCPSLHYTHTFLACDVKSECWADKYDNAKTCSTPMTSLPPSFSCINEIERVPYSLVCDHRPDCSDNSDESFCIFSSCSLSKNVYECTNKQCIPDRFRCDDFWHCPDGLDELMCDHRGYLQAKSGQPPPALIDIDSDGKLRAVQPLSMTHELLCPETHFQCPGSNFYCFPVYLRCNGVFDCPGKQDETACDTYTCPGYYRCRSSHVCLHPDHVCDGWSQCPEGDDELLCDLSCPDTCVCHGLAFTCTARFAASSYLELRFLDASGSGMTPRDVVNNTMIAYLSFNNCNISVLEDMNFVNLQILDLSDNYIKSLGYKIFVKDLKINKVHLLEKTDVALVKAEINNHCVIDNISGGHPRATCVKKPQFQVTGSCKLAVQ; the protein is encoded by the exons ATGACGGTGCAGATCCCGGACAGGCCCCCAGATGTTTACGaccgtagcg GACCATGTGATTCAACCCAGATCATGGAGGAAAAACTTCTGCAGATGCAGTTAAGCTACGAGATCT TTCATTCTCACCTTAGGCCTAAACTGGAAGTCAACTATACAACAGCCAATCAGG GATATGTTCAAACACCAAACTGGAACGGGAAAACTCTGTATCCATTGATGGATAGCTGGATTGAGATACGTATCCCCGAGCATCATAAAGTAATGGTCAGTTTTCAAGAAGTAAATATCGCAGGTACACCCTACTGCGGATTTGATAAAATATCACTTTACAGTGAACACCCTAAAAATAAGGGTGTGATCGATGAGATATGTACCAATCACAAGCCACCTATCTCTGTCTACAATGTCAGCAAGCTGTACATTCACTTCAAGTCTGTGACATTATATCCAGGGACAGGATTTCGACTTGATTTCTCTTTTCACGCCCTCTCCGCTCTTCCCCAACAACTGAGtgacggcaggtggaactgctctgtgccgcactggcccgacttccgcctgcacttcccgtgtaacctgGTGTCCGACTGCGTGGGCGGCGAGGACGAAGTGGACTGTCcttacaccagtcacgtgtgtggtccAGGCTTCCAGTCAGCTAATGGCACATGTCTACAGTTTGTAAAGACAGACCAAAACATTTCGTGGAACACAGCTTCGAAAACTTGTGAGTCTCGAGGTATGCTGCTGATGGCAGCGAACACACCGGCAGAATGGGTGGCAACTGTCGATATTCTGCGATATCGTCCTTTCGAATACTTGCTTTATGGGCTTGTACCAGCTTCCCCTTCATTGCCATACAT GTACAGTCATGGGTTTGCAGGGCTGGATGGAATATTCCGCCACTTTCTGCCAATAGATGTTTATTACGGAACTAGCGACTGCACTGgaatctacattttaaaaaacgaGGACCTACGGGTATTTACACCAAACTGCTATAGTGCGATGGCGTCTATGTTCGTCTGCAAGTTTGCCGTTAGTGGCGACGACACTTTACCACAGATGCCGGTGTCACTCACAGCCAACTGGTCAGTGGACGTCTTGCAGTGTCCGTcactccactacacacacactttcctcgcTTGTGATGTCAAGAGTGAGTGCTGGGCGGACAAGTATGACAACGCTAAGACATGTAGTACTCctatgacgtcacttccgccttcTTTCTCGTGTATCAACGAGATTGAACGAGTTCCTTACTCCCTTGTGTGCGATCATCGTCCTGACTGCTCCGATAACAGCGATGAGagtttttgcatattttcttcGTGTTCACTgagcaaaaatgtttatgaatgcACCAACAAACAG TGCATTCCAGATCGGTTTCGGTGCGATGATTTCTGGCACTGCCCAGATGGTTTAGACGAACTCATGTGCGACCATCGAGGTTATCTACAAGCAAAAAGCGGTCAACCTCCCCCTGCCCTCATAGACATTGACTCTGATGGTAAGCTGAGAGCAGTACAGCCACTGTCGATGACACACGAACTTCTGTGTCCTGAAACCCATTTCCAGTGTCCAGGAAGTAACTTCTACTGTTTCCCAGTCTATCTTCGCTGTAATGGTGTCTTTGACTGTCCTGGTAAACAGGACGAGACGGCGTGTGACACCTACACCTGTCCCGGCTACTACCGCTGCCGCTCGTCACACGTCTGTCTGCACCctgatcacgtgtgtgacggttgGTCACAGTGTCCTGAGGGAGACGACGAGCTGCTGTGTGACCTTTCTTGtcctgacacgtgtgtgtgtcacggactGGCCTTCACATGCACGGCAAGGTTTGCAGCGTCCAGCTACCTGGAACTGAGGTTTCTTGACGCAAGTGGCTCGGGGATGACCCCCAGAGATGTTGTCAATAACACCATGATCGCTTATCTCAGCTTTAACAACTGCAACATCAGTGTTCTTGAAGATATGAACTTTGTTAACCTTCAGATCCTTGACCTAAGTGATAACTATATTAAATCATTAGGTTATAAAATTTTC GTCAAGGATTTGAAGATTAACAAAGTTCATTTGCTCGAGAAGACTGATGTTGCACTTGTTAAAGCTGAGATAAACAACCATTGTGTTATTGACAACATCTCTGGGGGTCATCCCCGAGCCACTTGCGTCAAGAAACCTCAGTTCCAGGTAACTGGAAGCTGCAAACTTGCCGTGCAGTGA